Proteins encoded in a region of the Massilia sp. UMI-21 genome:
- a CDS encoding serine hydrolase, with protein MLKKLLATVLLSFSAAAFAVPFGSQSVLVVEDDTGKILLEKNADRVVPIASLTKLMTAMVVLDAKQDMDELIEIDRSDVDTLKHSSSRVPVGALISRRDVLQLALMSSDNRAAAALARTYPGGDAGFKAAVKRKIATLGMSQTVIEEPTGLSPHNRSNAGDLVKMAAAASRYPDITAATTDTKDLIKINGREVEYRNTNRLVGAKGWDIGLSKTGYTSEAGRCLIMNIKAAGKNATMILLNANASSARILDALNIRRFITGEKAPVRVAKASSRARIKARARAGSGKAKSVRKRTKVKVVPKRRKK; from the coding sequence ATGCTAAAAAAATTGCTTGCCACTGTATTGTTGTCGTTTTCGGCTGCCGCATTCGCGGTGCCGTTCGGCTCGCAATCGGTGCTCGTGGTAGAAGATGACACCGGCAAGATTTTGCTGGAAAAGAACGCCGACCGTGTCGTGCCGATCGCGTCGCTCACCAAATTGATGACCGCGATGGTCGTGCTCGACGCGAAGCAGGACATGGACGAGTTGATCGAAATCGACCGCAGCGATGTCGACACGCTCAAGCACAGCAGCTCGCGGGTGCCTGTGGGCGCCCTGATCTCGCGCCGCGACGTGCTGCAACTGGCCCTGATGTCCTCGGACAATCGCGCAGCCGCCGCGCTCGCGCGCACCTACCCCGGTGGCGACGCCGGGTTCAAAGCCGCGGTGAAGCGCAAGATCGCCACGCTGGGCATGAGCCAGACCGTGATCGAAGAGCCGACCGGCCTGTCGCCGCACAATCGTTCGAATGCGGGCGACCTGGTCAAGATGGCGGCCGCCGCATCGCGTTATCCGGACATCACCGCCGCCACCACCGATACCAAGGACCTGATCAAGATCAACGGCCGTGAGGTCGAGTACCGCAATACCAATCGCCTGGTGGGCGCCAAAGGCTGGGACATCGGGCTGTCCAAGACCGGCTACACCTCGGAAGCCGGACGCTGCCTGATCATGAATATCAAGGCCGCCGGCAAGAACGCGACCATGATCCTGCTGAACGCGAATGCCTCGTCGGCGCGCATCCTCGATGCCCTGAACATTCGCCGTTTCATTACCGGCGAAAAAGCGCCGGTCCGTGTCGCGAAAGCCTCGAGCCGGGCTCGCATCAAGGCCCGCGCCCGCGCCGGTTCCGGCAAGGCCAAGTCGGTCAGGAAGCGCACCAAGGTAAAGGTGGTGCCGAAGCGGCGCAAGAAGTAA
- the recD gene encoding exodeoxyribonuclease V subunit alpha, translating into MARHEADIGLLWSELARLSEAGELRRLSCAFARFIASLANGRPAPPALVLAASVLSEVEGQGHSCLLLADLADGAAALLGWEDEQWQLLARAAGPLPKTAQAWARELAGCEQVWEVSAFDYDQPLVLDGDRLYLRRYWRDEMLVAQAVRERATQRRQVDQEAVRGWLDILFGSQRSVEGPDWQKLACAIALRGSVAIITGGPGTGKTYTVARLLALLFATAPEAGSQRIALAAPTGKAAARLKQSIDKALGELADKVGAQLPLRELTLRMGAARTLHSLLGARPDTRAFAHHRGNPLDVDVLIVDEASMVHLEMMASLLDALPPGATLILLGDKDQLASVEAGAVLGDLCHNAGAGGYTDATRDYVLAASGETLPAEFLGDAGALAQQTVMLRHSRRFGGPIGRLALAVNAGDTLGAEAVLRAGEPGVRWIENAQQQQVLQLAQSGYGAYLDVLNTGWQTGLNTQHDEWVRQVLQRFESFRILCAVRDGEWGVAGLNGAVAARLAQAGLLRPNGEWYVGRPVMVTRNDYGTGVYNGDIGLTLPDPARPGALRVYFLEGDTVRSVLATRLRNVETAFAMTVHKSQGSEFRHTVLALPRERGAVLTRELVYTGITRASELFTLVSPPGTVLLEAIGQRTHRTSGLRGMIAPTSR; encoded by the coding sequence ATGGCCAGGCATGAAGCCGACATCGGATTGCTGTGGAGCGAACTGGCGCGCCTGAGCGAGGCCGGCGAGCTGCGCCGCCTGTCCTGCGCCTTTGCCCGCTTCATCGCGTCGCTCGCGAATGGTAGACCCGCGCCGCCGGCGCTGGTGCTGGCCGCGAGCGTGCTGTCCGAAGTGGAAGGGCAGGGCCACAGCTGCCTGCTGCTGGCCGACCTGGCCGACGGCGCCGCCGCGCTGCTCGGCTGGGAAGACGAACAGTGGCAACTGCTGGCGCGCGCCGCCGGCCCCTTGCCCAAGACCGCACAGGCCTGGGCCCGCGAACTGGCCGGCTGCGAGCAGGTGTGGGAGGTAAGCGCCTTCGACTACGACCAGCCGCTGGTGCTCGACGGCGACCGCCTTTACCTGCGCCGCTACTGGCGCGACGAGATGCTGGTGGCGCAGGCGGTACGCGAACGCGCGACCCAGCGGCGCCAGGTCGACCAGGAAGCGGTGCGCGGCTGGCTGGATATCCTGTTCGGCTCGCAGCGCAGCGTCGAAGGCCCTGACTGGCAGAAGCTGGCCTGCGCCATCGCCCTGCGCGGCTCGGTGGCGATCATCACCGGCGGTCCCGGCACCGGCAAGACCTATACCGTGGCGCGCCTGCTGGCGCTGTTGTTCGCCACCGCGCCGGAGGCGGGCAGCCAGCGCATCGCCCTGGCCGCGCCGACCGGCAAGGCGGCGGCGCGCCTGAAGCAGTCGATCGACAAGGCGCTGGGCGAACTGGCCGACAAGGTGGGCGCGCAACTGCCGCTGCGCGAACTTACCCTGCGCATGGGCGCCGCGCGTACCCTGCACAGCCTGCTGGGGGCGCGTCCCGACACCCGTGCCTTCGCCCACCACCGCGGCAACCCGCTCGACGTCGACGTGCTGATCGTCGACGAAGCCTCGATGGTCCACCTGGAGATGATGGCATCGCTGCTCGATGCGCTGCCGCCGGGCGCGACCCTGATCCTGCTGGGCGACAAGGACCAGCTGGCGTCGGTGGAGGCGGGCGCCGTGCTCGGCGACCTGTGCCACAACGCCGGCGCCGGCGGCTATACCGACGCCACCCGCGACTATGTGCTGGCCGCCAGCGGCGAAACGCTGCCGGCCGAATTCCTGGGCGACGCCGGCGCACTGGCCCAGCAGACCGTGATGCTGCGCCACAGCCGCCGCTTCGGCGGACCGATCGGCCGGCTGGCGCTGGCCGTCAACGCCGGCGATACGCTGGGAGCCGAAGCGGTGCTGCGGGCGGGGGAGCCGGGCGTGCGCTGGATCGAGAACGCCCAGCAGCAGCAGGTGCTGCAGCTGGCGCAATCCGGCTATGGCGCTTACCTGGACGTGCTGAATACGGGCTGGCAGACCGGATTGAACACGCAGCACGACGAATGGGTGCGCCAGGTCCTGCAGCGCTTCGAGTCCTTCCGCATCCTGTGCGCGGTGCGCGACGGCGAATGGGGCGTGGCCGGCCTGAACGGGGCGGTGGCCGCGCGCCTGGCCCAGGCCGGGCTGCTGCGCCCGAACGGCGAGTGGTATGTCGGCCGTCCGGTGATGGTCACCCGCAACGACTACGGCACCGGCGTGTACAACGGCGACATCGGCCTCACCCTGCCGGATCCGGCCCGCCCCGGCGCGCTGCGCGTCTATTTCCTGGAAGGCGACACGGTGCGCAGCGTGCTGGCGACCCGCCTGCGCAACGTCGAGACGGCGTTCGCGATGACGGTGCATAAATCGCAGGGTTCGGAATTCCGCCATACCGTGCTGGCGCTGCCGCGCGAGCGCGGCGCGGTGCTGACCCGCGAGCTGGTCTATACCGGCATCACCCGCGCCAGCGAGCTGTTCACCCTGGTCTCACCGCCGGGCACGGTGCTGCTCGAGGCCATCGGCCAGCGTACCCACCGCACCAGCGGCCTGCGCGGCATGATCGCGCCGACCTCGCGCTAG
- the recB gene encoding exodeoxyribonuclease V subunit beta, with the protein MSQLLEPLVFPLHGSRLIEASAGTGKTWTIAALYLRLVLGHGGQDGQGGFARPLLPSEILVMTFTRAATRELANRVRERLVEAAAYFRGQLEIDDPYLCALLEAYPLDAERSVAAHRLVLAAETMDEAAIFTIDAWCQRMLREHAFDSGSLFDEELVSDERALFEDAAHDYWRQHIYPLGAAALASVRECWTDVAALKAGVRELVPRTRLLGASPPEPLATLVTRVQAAQRAELAGLKDGWAARADEMERWIAGQRERNPKCFNGNKMRADSLAKWFEALRAWALDPARVLPDLNETAWRRLCPDGINDAFSKDFTAEVPACFGFTAPLQEALGRLQPLSHALLRHAAGHIAARMRELKARNRQFGFADMLERLKDALEGPNGEALRRRIVLQFPVAMVDEFQDTSPDQYRIFDLLYRVAENDPEQGLFLIGDPKQSIYGFRGADIHSYLAARRATAGRHYQLGVNYRSSRQLVDAVNQLFRHAEGDPGLAGYPGGAFRFRRGDDNPLPFEPVLAKGHRERLVGADGPQHAMSVCCAGPMNQDAYRDYFAHHCAEHIVGLLGDERVGFSDGERFRRLMPADIAILVRDRREAAAVRRALVERKVASVYLSDKDSVVESEEAADVLRWLYAVANPLDGLLARAAFATRTAGLPLGELARLSSDEVAWEARVEQLKSLHAAWQRQGVLAMLRRFVHELGLPARLLRQPGGERRLTNLLHLAELLQEASSQLEGEQALIRWLAEQLEGLGEGGDERVLRLESDAELVKVVTVHKSKGLEYPLVYLPFAVTARRTDRRNRAFFEFVDGDGARHLDLGMGEEALEAVDRARLEEDLRLLYVALTRARHYLWLGVAPISGRGKHENRLHESALGYLLGGGEKIAAERLGERLERLRGGVEGIVLRELAEAQGRTLLAREDVRPDLLAVPRYEASFERDWSIGSFTSLVRHAVAVAAPPAPMRAQEETLLEEEPQVVTPPRIEDAPWHRFPRGSVPGNFMHEQLEWMAGEGFHRADEPEFLLRLGQRIERAGWGHRQDDALAWLHAVVTTALPPLGAALADLRGDGALVPELEFWFPSERLDAAALDRLCRTRVMQGLDRPTLPERVLHGMLKGFADLVFEHEGRYWVLDYKTNALGPGDAAYTRAAMELGMVEHRYDIQASIYMLALHRLLRSRLGDAYEPRRQLGGAVFLFLRGIANADTRGCCVLGPDLALLDGLEQLLDKREADHGQA; encoded by the coding sequence ATGAGCCAGCTCCTCGAACCCTTGGTGTTCCCGCTGCACGGGTCGCGCCTGATCGAGGCCTCGGCCGGCACCGGCAAGACCTGGACCATCGCCGCGCTCTACCTGCGGCTGGTGCTCGGCCACGGCGGCCAGGACGGCCAGGGCGGGTTCGCGCGCCCGCTGCTGCCGAGCGAGATCCTGGTGATGACCTTCACCCGCGCCGCCACGCGCGAACTGGCCAACCGGGTGCGCGAGCGCCTGGTGGAAGCGGCCGCCTACTTCCGCGGCCAGCTGGAGATCGATGATCCCTACCTGTGCGCACTGCTCGAGGCCTATCCGCTCGACGCCGAGCGCAGCGTCGCCGCCCACCGCCTGGTGCTGGCTGCCGAGACCATGGACGAGGCGGCGATCTTCACCATCGACGCCTGGTGCCAGCGCATGCTGCGCGAGCACGCCTTCGACTCCGGCAGCCTGTTCGACGAAGAGCTGGTGAGCGACGAGCGCGCCCTGTTCGAGGATGCCGCCCACGATTACTGGCGCCAGCACATCTACCCGCTCGGCGCCGCCGCCCTGGCATCGGTGCGCGAATGCTGGACCGACGTCGCGGCCCTGAAGGCCGGGGTGCGCGAGCTGGTGCCGCGCACCCGCCTGCTGGGTGCGTCCCCGCCGGAACCGCTCGCGACCCTGGTGACGCGGGTGCAGGCGGCGCAGCGCGCCGAACTGGCCGGCCTGAAGGATGGCTGGGCTGCGCGCGCCGACGAGATGGAGCGCTGGATCGCCGGCCAGCGCGAGCGCAACCCGAAGTGCTTCAACGGGAACAAGATGCGCGCCGATTCGCTGGCCAAGTGGTTCGAGGCCTTGCGCGCCTGGGCGCTCGATCCGGCCCGCGTGCTACCCGACCTCAATGAGACGGCCTGGCGCCGCCTGTGCCCGGACGGCATCAACGACGCTTTCAGCAAGGATTTCACGGCCGAGGTGCCGGCCTGCTTCGGCTTCACCGCGCCGCTGCAGGAAGCGCTAGGGCGGCTGCAGCCGCTGTCGCATGCGCTGCTGCGTCATGCCGCCGGCCACATCGCCGCGCGCATGCGCGAGCTGAAGGCGCGCAACCGCCAGTTCGGCTTTGCCGACATGCTGGAACGCCTGAAAGATGCGCTCGAGGGACCGAATGGCGAGGCACTGCGGCGCCGCATCGTGCTGCAGTTCCCGGTGGCGATGGTCGACGAATTCCAGGACACCTCGCCCGACCAGTACCGCATCTTCGACCTGCTGTACCGGGTGGCGGAGAATGACCCGGAACAGGGCCTGTTCCTGATCGGCGACCCGAAGCAGTCGATCTACGGCTTCCGCGGCGCCGACATCCACAGTTACCTGGCGGCGCGGCGCGCCACCGCCGGGCGCCACTACCAGCTCGGCGTCAACTACCGCTCCAGCCGCCAGCTGGTGGACGCGGTCAACCAGCTGTTCCGCCATGCCGAGGGTGATCCGGGGCTGGCCGGCTACCCCGGCGGCGCCTTCCGCTTCCGGCGCGGCGATGACAATCCGCTGCCGTTCGAGCCGGTGCTGGCCAAGGGCCACCGCGAGCGCCTGGTCGGGGCCGATGGTCCGCAGCATGCGATGTCGGTGTGCTGCGCCGGCCCGATGAACCAGGACGCCTACCGCGACTATTTCGCCCACCACTGCGCCGAGCACATCGTCGGCCTGCTGGGCGACGAGCGGGTCGGCTTCTCGGACGGCGAACGCTTCCGCCGCCTGATGCCGGCCGATATCGCGATCCTGGTGCGCGACCGGCGCGAGGCCGCCGCCGTGCGCCGCGCCCTGGTCGAGCGCAAGGTGGCCAGCGTGTACCTGTCCGACAAGGATTCGGTGGTCGAGAGCGAGGAGGCGGCCGACGTGTTGCGCTGGCTGTACGCGGTCGCCAATCCGCTCGACGGCCTGCTTGCGCGCGCCGCCTTCGCCACCCGCACCGCCGGCCTGCCGCTGGGCGAGCTGGCCCGGCTCTCGAGCGATGAAGTGGCCTGGGAGGCGCGCGTGGAACAGCTGAAAAGCCTGCACGCGGCCTGGCAGCGCCAGGGCGTGCTGGCCATGCTGCGCCGCTTCGTTCACGAGCTGGGACTGCCGGCGCGCCTGCTGCGCCAGCCCGGAGGCGAACGGCGCCTGACCAACCTGCTGCACCTGGCCGAACTGCTGCAGGAGGCCAGCAGCCAGCTGGAAGGCGAGCAGGCCCTGATCCGCTGGCTGGCCGAGCAGCTCGAGGGCCTGGGCGAGGGTGGCGACGAACGGGTGCTGCGACTGGAAAGCGATGCCGAGCTGGTGAAAGTCGTCACGGTGCACAAGTCCAAGGGCCTGGAATACCCGCTGGTCTACCTGCCGTTCGCGGTGACCGCGCGCCGTACCGATCGTCGCAACCGCGCTTTCTTCGAGTTTGTCGACGGCGACGGTGCGCGCCACCTCGACCTGGGCATGGGCGAGGAGGCATTGGAAGCGGTCGACCGCGCGCGCCTGGAAGAAGACCTGCGCCTGCTGTACGTGGCCCTGACCCGCGCCCGCCACTACCTGTGGCTGGGGGTCGCCCCGATCAGCGGACGCGGCAAGCATGAGAACCGGCTGCACGAGTCGGCGCTGGGCTACCTGCTGGGTGGCGGCGAGAAGATCGCCGCGGAACGGCTGGGCGAGCGCCTGGAGCGCCTGCGCGGCGGCGTCGAGGGCATCGTGCTGCGCGAGCTCGCCGAAGCGCAAGGCCGTACCCTGCTGGCGCGCGAGGACGTGCGCCCGGACCTGCTGGCGGTGCCGCGCTACGAGGCCTCGTTCGAGCGCGACTGGTCGATCGGCTCCTTCACCTCGCTGGTGCGGCATGCGGTCGCCGTCGCCGCGCCGCCGGCGCCGATGCGTGCGCAAGAAGAGACCCTGCTCGAGGAAGAACCGCAGGTCGTCACCCCGCCGCGCATCGAGGACGCCCCCTGGCACCGATTCCCGCGCGGCTCGGTGCCCGGCAACTTCATGCACGAGCAGCTCGAGTGGATGGCGGGCGAGGGTTTCCACCGCGCCGACGAGCCGGAATTCCTGCTGCGCCTCGGCCAGCGCATCGAGCGCGCCGGCTGGGGCCACCGCCAGGACGACGCACTGGCCTGGCTGCACGCGGTCGTCACGACCGCCTTGCCGCCGCTGGGCGCGGCCCTGGCCGACCTGCGGGGCGACGGCGCGCTCGTGCCGGAACTGGAATTCTGGTTCCCCAGCGAGCGCCTCGACGCGGCGGCGCTCGACCGCCTGTGCCGCACGCGCGTCATGCAGGGCCTGGACCGGCCGACCTTGCCGGAGCGGGTGCTGCACGGGATGCTCAAGGGTTTCGCCGACCTGGTGTTCGAGCACGAGGGACGTTACTGGGTGCTCGACTACAAGACCAATGCGCTGGGGCCGGGCGATGCCGCCTACACCCGGGCCGCGATGGAACTGGGCATGGTGGAGCATCGCTACGATATCCAGGCCAGCATCTACATGCTGGCGCTGCACCGCCTGCTGCGCAGCCGGCTGGGCGATGCCTACGAGCCGCGCCGCCAGCTGGGCGGAGCGGTGTTCCTGTTCCTGCGCGGGATCGCCAACGCGGATACGCGCGGCTGCTGCGTGCTCGGTCCAGACCTGGCGCTCCTGGATGGACTCGAGCAATTGCTGGACAAGCGGGAGGCAGACCATGGCCAGGCATGA
- the recC gene encoding exodeoxyribonuclease V subunit gamma: MSSPITPGLLILHGNQMELLRSAMFDWLRMHPLGPLEQETILVQSNGVAEWLKIALAEEMGVCAATRVALPARFLWEAYRGMLGRERVPSRAPFDKDPLTWRLMRLLPALLEDASYAPLRQFLGDGCPERRLQLAERLADLYDQYQVYRADWLADWEAGRDQLRRAVGDPVPLGADLKWQACLWREVHASLPPAQRVSGRASIHAQFLAAVEAGREPASRLPRRVILFGMSTLPYQTLQAIAALSRHTQVLFAVPNPCRFYWGDIIEGRELLKAARRRQQPRGGADLSGVPVEELHLHSHPLLASWGRQGRDFVRMLDEFDGGEGGRYENLRVDLFDESDGDTLLGQVQAAVRDLLPPGEHPGPQLQTPPPRDDRSIEFHITHSVQREVEVLHDQLLSWFAQDPRLRPRDVVVMVPDIDVFSAAIHAVFDQHRRHDPRHIPFEIGDVRDRSVNPLLVALEWLLRLPQQRCRQSEVRDLLDVPGVAGRFGLDAEDLPILGRWIEGSGVRWGLDREHRAGLGLASVGEQNAWIFGVRRMLLGYASGAGASFGDIEPYAEVGGLDAALAGSLAQFIESLLYWRAELAQSRTPAEWGAAARALLAAFFQAADEKDRLTLAQLNEALQCWLETCDSAEFAEPVPLAVMRESWLGQLDQPTLNHQFVSGGVTFCTLMPMRAVPFRVVCLLGMNDGDFPRRTQQADFDLLAMPGMARPGDRSRRDDDRYLMLEALLSARDKLYLSWVGRNVRDNSEQPPSVLVAQLRDYLQNGWNLKLDERTTEHALQPFSRRYFERGGLLTYAGEWRTAHGHEELDAASGVESLPPYEMEPGFVLKLGELAAFLRQPARYFFRRRLGVVFADAAVVGEDEEPFALDALERYFVEDHLLDDSGPAEGAHEVRTVLNARAERLAREGVLPIGLLGRQWQQELVDGLVPVRSAWLALGARFPHGAPKRAVSLRLEDAHGTHLVLDDWIDRLRTDGVETAWLLQVSSKVLDRQGRPRGDKLIGAWLRQLAAAAADAPVAGHLVARDAILTMPALDPLEAAATLRDLATLWRTNLDRPLGVACKTALALLHEGAVEADARLVYDGSYEFSGEVEELCLARLWPDFASLVAAGDWPHVARDLYGALAEWIETGVQVAPLGGGAAGEAA, translated from the coding sequence ATGTCTTCCCCGATCACCCCAGGCTTGTTAATCCTGCACGGCAACCAGATGGAATTGCTGCGCAGCGCCATGTTCGACTGGCTGCGCATGCACCCGCTGGGGCCGCTCGAGCAGGAGACCATCCTGGTGCAGTCGAACGGGGTGGCCGAGTGGCTCAAGATCGCGCTGGCCGAGGAAATGGGGGTGTGCGCCGCCACCCGGGTGGCGCTGCCGGCGCGCTTCCTGTGGGAGGCCTACCGCGGCATGCTGGGGCGCGAACGCGTGCCCAGCCGTGCGCCCTTCGACAAGGACCCGCTCACCTGGCGCCTGATGCGCCTGCTGCCGGCGCTGCTCGAAGACGCCAGCTATGCGCCGCTCAGGCAATTCCTGGGCGACGGTTGCCCCGAGCGCCGCCTGCAGCTGGCCGAGCGCCTGGCCGACCTGTACGACCAGTACCAGGTCTACCGCGCCGACTGGCTGGCCGACTGGGAAGCCGGTCGCGACCAGCTGCGGCGCGCGGTCGGCGATCCTGTGCCGCTGGGGGCGGACCTGAAATGGCAGGCCTGCCTGTGGCGCGAAGTTCACGCCAGCCTGCCCCCGGCGCAGCGCGTCAGCGGGCGCGCCAGCATCCATGCGCAATTCCTGGCCGCGGTGGAGGCGGGCAGGGAGCCGGCCTCGCGCCTGCCGCGCCGGGTGATCCTGTTCGGCATGTCGACCCTGCCATACCAGACCCTGCAGGCAATCGCCGCGCTGTCGCGCCACACCCAGGTACTGTTCGCGGTGCCGAACCCATGCCGGTTCTATTGGGGCGACATTATCGAGGGCCGCGAACTCCTGAAGGCCGCGCGCCGCCGCCAGCAGCCGCGCGGCGGGGCCGACCTGTCCGGCGTGCCGGTCGAGGAACTGCACCTGCACAGCCATCCGCTGCTGGCGAGCTGGGGCCGGCAGGGGCGCGACTTCGTGCGCATGCTCGACGAATTCGACGGGGGCGAGGGCGGCCGCTACGAGAATCTGCGGGTCGACCTGTTCGACGAATCCGACGGCGATACCCTGCTCGGCCAGGTGCAGGCCGCGGTGCGCGACCTGCTGCCGCCCGGCGAGCACCCCGGGCCGCAACTTCAGACGCCGCCGCCCCGCGACGACCGCTCGATCGAATTCCACATCACCCACAGCGTCCAGCGCGAGGTCGAGGTGCTGCACGACCAGCTGCTGTCCTGGTTCGCCCAGGACCCGCGCCTGCGCCCGCGCGACGTGGTCGTGATGGTGCCGGACATCGACGTGTTCTCGGCCGCGATCCATGCGGTGTTCGACCAGCACCGCCGCCACGACCCGCGCCACATTCCGTTCGAGATCGGCGACGTGCGCGACCGCAGCGTGAACCCGTTGCTGGTGGCGCTCGAATGGCTGCTGCGCCTGCCCCAGCAGCGCTGCCGCCAGAGCGAGGTGCGCGACCTGCTCGACGTTCCCGGCGTGGCCGGGCGCTTCGGCCTGGACGCCGAGGACCTGCCGATCCTCGGCCGCTGGATCGAGGGCTCGGGCGTGCGCTGGGGCCTCGACCGCGAGCACCGCGCCGGCCTCGGGCTGGCCTCGGTGGGCGAGCAGAACGCCTGGATCTTCGGCGTGCGCCGCATGCTGCTCGGCTATGCGAGCGGCGCCGGCGCCAGCTTCGGCGACATCGAGCCCTATGCCGAAGTGGGCGGGCTGGACGCCGCGCTGGCCGGCTCGCTGGCCCAGTTCATCGAGAGCCTGCTCTACTGGCGCGCCGAGTTGGCGCAGTCGCGCACGCCGGCCGAGTGGGGCGCGGCGGCGCGCGCGCTGCTGGCGGCCTTCTTCCAGGCGGCCGACGAGAAAGACCGCCTGACCCTGGCCCAGCTGAACGAAGCCCTGCAGTGCTGGCTCGAGACCTGCGACAGTGCCGAATTCGCCGAGCCGGTGCCGCTTGCGGTCATGCGCGAATCCTGGCTCGGCCAGCTCGACCAGCCGACCCTGAACCACCAGTTCGTGTCCGGCGGCGTGACCTTCTGCACCCTGATGCCGATGCGCGCCGTGCCGTTTCGCGTGGTCTGCCTGCTCGGCATGAACGATGGCGACTTTCCACGCCGCACCCAACAGGCCGACTTCGACCTGCTCGCGATGCCCGGCATGGCCCGCCCCGGCGACCGCTCGCGCCGCGACGACGACCGCTACCTGATGCTCGAAGCCCTGCTGTCGGCGCGCGACAAGCTGTACCTGAGCTGGGTCGGCCGCAACGTGCGCGACAACAGCGAGCAGCCGCCTTCGGTGCTGGTGGCCCAGTTGCGCGACTATCTGCAAAACGGGTGGAATCTGAAGCTCGACGAACGCACCACCGAACACGCCCTGCAGCCCTTCAGCCGGCGCTACTTCGAGCGCGGCGGCCTGCTGACCTATGCCGGAGAGTGGCGCACCGCCCACGGACACGAGGAACTCGACGCCGCCAGCGGGGTGGAAAGCCTGCCGCCTTACGAGATGGAGCCGGGCTTCGTGCTCAAGCTGGGCGAGCTGGCGGCCTTCCTGCGCCAGCCGGCGCGCTACTTCTTCCGGCGCCGCCTGGGCGTGGTGTTCGCCGACGCGGCGGTGGTGGGCGAGGACGAGGAGCCCTTCGCGCTCGACGCCCTCGAACGTTACTTCGTCGAAGACCACCTGCTCGACGACTCCGGGCCCGCCGAGGGCGCGCACGAGGTACGCACGGTGCTGAACGCGCGCGCCGAACGGCTGGCGCGCGAAGGCGTGCTGCCGATCGGCCTGCTCGGCCGCCAGTGGCAGCAGGAGCTGGTCGACGGCCTGGTGCCGGTACGCAGCGCCTGGCTGGCACTGGGCGCGCGCTTCCCGCACGGCGCCCCCAAGCGCGCGGTCAGCCTGCGCCTGGAAGATGCGCACGGCACGCACCTGGTGCTGGACGACTGGATCGACCGCCTGCGCACCGACGGCGTCGAGACCGCCTGGTTGTTGCAGGTGTCCTCCAAGGTGCTGGACCGGCAGGGGCGCCCGCGCGGCGACAAGCTGATCGGCGCCTGGCTGCGCCAGCTGGCCGCCGCCGCGGCCGACGCGCCGGTGGCCGGCCACCTGGTGGCGCGCGACGCGATCCTGACCATGCCGGCCCTGGACCCGCTCGAGGCGGCGGCCACCCTGCGCGACCTGGCCACGCTGTGGCGCACCAATCTCGACCGGCCGCTGGGCGTGGCCTGCAAGACTGCGCTGGCGCTGCTGCACGAGGGCGCAGTCGAGGCCGACGCACGGCTGGTCTACGACGGCAGCTACGAGTTCTCGGGCGAGGTCGAGGAACTGTGCCTGGCGCGCCTGTGGCCGGATTTCGCCTCGCTGGTGGCGGCCGGCGACTGGCCGCACGTGGCGCGCGACCTGTACGGCGCGCTCGCCGAATGGATCGAGACGGGCGTGCAGGTGGCGCCGCTGGGCGGCGGCGCGGCGGGGGAGGCCGCATGA
- a CDS encoding RDD family protein gives MKPIDEQTVLLFHDAAKRAASPVAYVEPFALSDDEAAGAWARWFARSFDVWWQTALVAGVLGYILGQSSPAFLRWLETPFGWKLFGLACIPGALLVDAALHALAGNTPGKALLGLHLVGVDRRAPGLRELVGRNLRLWRSGLALGLPAISLLAMARQGLRLRKGLQASYDRNAFLVRARPVGRLAKGVFAMAFTGMLAAIIAFDAIDRQDSQQAAAMLEAPPYAWDNPVTGRAAPVSAQWKHEMRAGPDGAPQHLFTQHSGQAVVLFAHDRVRGSALRQDAAALEERLADRFELTESYFADFRGRHSWVGRGQHKKGPEWVQLRIVEVDGKAWRLVAMQSPPAAYTDDLVRELSGALWDTVLRPVPQTGPAPSP, from the coding sequence ATGAAGCCAATCGATGAGCAGACGGTCCTGCTTTTCCACGACGCCGCCAAGCGGGCGGCGTCGCCGGTCGCGTACGTGGAGCCGTTCGCGCTGTCGGACGACGAAGCCGCCGGCGCCTGGGCGCGCTGGTTCGCCCGCAGTTTCGACGTCTGGTGGCAGACCGCGCTGGTGGCCGGGGTGCTCGGCTACATCCTCGGCCAGAGCTCGCCGGCCTTCCTGCGCTGGCTCGAGACCCCATTCGGCTGGAAGCTGTTCGGGCTTGCCTGCATCCCGGGGGCGCTGCTGGTGGATGCTGCGCTACATGCGCTGGCCGGCAACACGCCCGGCAAGGCCCTGCTCGGGCTGCACCTGGTGGGGGTAGACCGGCGCGCACCGGGCTTGCGCGAACTGGTCGGACGCAATCTGCGGCTCTGGCGTAGCGGCCTGGCGCTTGGTCTTCCGGCAATCAGCCTGCTCGCCATGGCGCGCCAGGGGCTGCGGCTGCGCAAGGGGCTGCAGGCCAGCTACGACCGCAACGCCTTCCTGGTGCGCGCCAGGCCGGTCGGACGCTTGGCCAAGGGTGTGTTCGCCATGGCGTTTACCGGGATGTTGGCCGCGATCATCGCCTTCGACGCCATCGACCGCCAGGACAGCCAGCAAGCGGCCGCCATGCTGGAGGCGCCGCCGTATGCCTGGGACAACCCGGTGACCGGCCGTGCGGCGCCCGTCTCGGCGCAATGGAAGCACGAGATGCGCGCCGGGCCGGATGGGGCGCCGCAGCACCTGTTTACCCAGCACAGCGGCCAAGCGGTGGTGCTGTTCGCCCATGACCGGGTGCGCGGTTCGGCCTTGCGCCAGGATGCGGCGGCACTCGAAGAGCGTCTGGCCGACCGCTTCGAGCTTACCGAAAGCTATTTCGCCGACTTTCGCGGCAGGCACTCCTGGGTCGGCAGGGGCCAGCACAAGAAGGGGCCCGAATGGGTACAGCTGCGCATAGTCGAGGTGGACGGCAAGGCCTGGCGGCTCGTCGCCATGCAGTCGCCGCCGGCGGCCTATACCGACGACCTGGTGCGCGAGCTGAGCGGCGCGCTCTGGGATACCGTCCTGCGGCCGGTACCGCAGACCGGGCCGGCGCCGAGCCCATGA